The following proteins are co-located in the Camelina sativa cultivar DH55 chromosome 12, Cs, whole genome shotgun sequence genome:
- the LOC104729471 gene encoding uncharacterized protein LOC104729471, translated as MSDNNNKDRDSDSDAPEEFTQEQAKLEDAALRKIQRENKARISREKKERRKHMAEQITPRKSKKIETVEDVVEEEEAEEPEDNSEALAKKGFLSKDIIDFLAEREKQKAGSDSEEEEIIDEAPRKKKQKSSGVETVIYKDIPPPECLKSGLDFLKMRRAQVPRSSSVLKNSGQALRLATGAASAKKQRQRK; from the exons ATGtcggataataataataaagaccGGGATTCCGATTCCGATGCACCTGAAGAATTCACCCAGGAGCAG GCGAAGCTTGAGGATGCAGCGTTGAGGAAGATACAGAGAGAGAACAAGGCTAG GATTTCTcgtgaaaagaaagagaggcgCAAGCATATGGCAGAGCAAATAACGCCTCGAAAATCTAAAAAGATTGAAACAGTAGAAGatgttgtagaagaagaagaagcagaagaaccTGAGGATAACTCTGAAGCTCTTGCAAAGAAGGGATTCCTTTCCAAAGACATCATCGACTTTCTTGCTGAACGAGAAAA ACAAAAAGCTGGGTCGGATTCTGAAGAAGAGGAGATCATAGACGAAGccccaagaaagaaaaagcaaaaaagctCAGG GGTCGAAACGGTTATTTACAAAGATATTCCGCCACCGGAATGCTTGAAAAGTGGGCTAGATTTCTTGAAGATGAGGAGAGCGCAAGTCCCAAGATCGTCTTCAGTTCTCAAGAACTCTGGCCAAGCTCTCCGACTTGCCACTGGTGCTGCTTCCGCCAAGAAGCAGCGACAGAGGAAATGA
- the LOC104729469 gene encoding patatin-like protein 1 isoform X1 produces MENDSSCKKNKPPACGSLVTILSLDGGGVRGVIAGVVLAYLEKQLQEIDGEGARLADYFDVIAGTSTGGLVTAMLTVPDGTGRPHFAAKDIVPFYLEHCPKIFPQPAEKCRGVFALLPKLPKLLSGPKYSGKYLRNLLSKLLGETKLHQTLTNVVIPTYDIKKLQPTIFSSYQALTDPSLNVKVSDICVGTSSAPTFFPPHYFSNEDSQGKTTEFNLVDGAITANNPTLVAMTAVSKQIVKNNPDMGDIKPLGYDQFLVISIGTGSTKREEKYSAKKAAKWGIISWLYDNGSTPILDITMESSRDMIHYHSSVVFKALQSEDKYLRIDDDTLDGDVSVMDLATKSNLENLVKVGEKILSSRVVQMNIDTGAYEPVPENINNDEQLKRYAKILSDERKLRRMRSDTMTKDSSNGSQETK; encoded by the exons ATGGAGAACGACTCGTcttgcaagaaaaacaaaccgCCAGCGTGCGGATCACTCGTAACAATCCTCAGCCTCGACGGCGGTGGAGTCAGGGGAGTCATCGCCGGAGTAGTCCTTGCCTATCTCGAAAAACAGCTTCAG GAAATCGATGGCGAAGGCGCGAGGCTAGCAGATTACTTCGATGTGATAGCTGGAACTAGCACCGGTGGTCTTGTGACGGCTATGTTGACTGTACCGGACGGGACCGGTCGACCTCATTTCGCGGCCAAAGACATTGTGCCGTTTTACCTTGAACATTGTCCGAAGATATTTCCCCAGCCTGC TGAAAAATGCAGAGGCGTGTTTGCTCTGTTACCGAAGCTTCCAAAGCTTCTGTCTGGTCCAAAATACAGCGGAAAGTATCTACGAAATCTACTAAGTAAGCTGCTTGGAGAGACAAAACTTCACCAGACACTCACAAACGTTGTTATACCAACCTACGACATCAAGAAACTTCAACCCACCATTTTCTCCTCTTACCAG gcgTTGACTGACCCTAGCTTGAACGTCAAGGTATCAGACATATGCGTCGGTACATCATCTGCTCCCACTTTCTTTCCTCCTCATTACTTCTCCAATGAGGACAGTCAAGGCAAGACGACGGAGTTTAACCTCGTTGATGGCGCAATTACTGCTAATAACCCG ACTTTGGTGGCTATGACTGCTGTGTCTAAGCAGATTGTGAAGAATAATCCTGATATGGGTGATATCAAGCCGTTAGGTTACGACCAGTTTCTCGTTATATCGATAGGAACAGGATCTacaaagagagaggagaagtaCAGCGCAAAAAAGGCTGCAAAGTGGGGAATCATATCCTGGTTATATGACAATGGATCTACTCCGATATTAGACATTACTATGGAATCAAGCCGCGACATGATCCATTATCACAGCTCTGTTGTGTTTAAAGCCCTACAATCTGAAGACAAGTACCTCAGAATCGAT GATGATACATTGGACGGAGATGTAAGCGTTATGGATCTAGCGACAAAGTCCAACTTAGAGAATCTTGTGAAGGTTGGAGAGAAGATATTGTCAAGCAGAGTCGTGCAGATGAACATCGACACTGGTGCATATgaacctgttcctgaaaatattaataatgatgAACAACTAAAGAG atATGCGAAAATCCTCTCTGACGAAAGGAAATTAAGGAGAATGAGAAGCGATACAATGACTAAAGATTCATCAAACGGATCACAGGAGaccaaataa
- the LOC104729466 gene encoding patatin-like protein 3, whose translation MDTERRSRSSSEISITEHQKDRTLTVARLPPSYGQLITILSIDGGGIRGIIPGTILAYLESQLQELDGKEARLVDYFDVIAGTSTGGLIVGMLVAQGEGQSGGDSGNRNRPRPLFEAKEIVPFYLKHSPEIFPQPRGSFGWVETLRRLVRGPKFNGKYLHNLIEGFLGDTKLTQSLTNVVIPSFDIKKLQPVIFSSYQAVTDRAMDAKLSDICISTSAAPTYFPAHRFTNEDNEGHKHEYNLIDGGIAANNPTLCAIAQVTKQIIKKNPAMGDISPLDFTRFLVISIGTGSIRNQDKYNAEMASSWGLLSWVFANGSTPILDCYNEAIHDMVDFHCSVVFKALRSEKNYLRIDDYTLKGDLGSVDISTENNMEGLVEVGEALLKKRVSRVNLETGRYQPISKNVTNEEALKRFAKILSEERKLRESRSPKLNI comes from the exons ATGGATACGGAAAGGAGATCAAGAAGTTCATCAGAAATATCCATAACTGAACATCAGAAAGACAGAACGTTAACAGTCGCTCGTCTTCCTCCTTCATACGGACAACTTATCACCATTCTTAGCATCGATGGTGGTGGCATCCGTGGAATCATTCCCGGCACAatcttggcttacctcgaaTCACAActtcag GAATTGGATGGTAAAGAGGCAAGGCTTGTGGATTATTTCGATGTCATCGCGGGTACGAGCACTGGAGGTTTGATAGTGGGTATGTTGGTCGCACAAGGTGAAGGCCAAAGCGGTGGCGATAGTGGCAACCGCAACCGCCCTCGCCCTTTGTTTGAGGCCAAAGAAATAGTCCCTTTTTATCTCAAACACTCTCCCGAAATCTTCCCACAGCCACG AGGGAGCTTTGGCTGGGTTGAAACCTTGAGGAGACTTGTACGAGGACCCAAGTTCAACGGGAAGTACCTTCATAACTTAATTGAAGGTTTCTTGGGCGACACGAAGCTGACTCAATCTTTGACAAACGTTGTCATACCTAGCTTCGACATCAAGAAACTTCAACCAGTTATCTTCTCTTCATACCAG GCGGTGACTGATCGAGCTATGGACGCGAAACTATCAGACATATGTATAAGCACATCGGCGGCACCAACATATTTTCCAGCTCATCGATTCACAAACGAAGACAATGAAGGACACAAACATGAATACAACCTCATTGATGGTGGTATCGCCGCTAATAACCCG ACGTTATGTGCTATTGCGCAAGTTACAAAGCAGATAATAAAGAAGAATCCAGCAATGGGAGACATAAGCCCATTGGATTTCACGAGGTTTCTGGTGATATCGATTGGGACAGGTTCGATTCGAAACCAAGATAAGTACAATGCGGAGATGGCGTCGAGTTGGGGATTACTGAGTTGGGTCTTTGCAAACGGATCAACTCCGATTCTTGATTGTTACAACGAAGCCATTCACGACATGGTTGATTTCCATTGCTCTGTCGTCTTTAAAGCTCTTCGTTCCGAGAAGAATTATTTACGTATCGAT GACTATACGTTGAAGGGTGACTTAGGTTCAGTGGACATATCGACAGAAAACAACATGGAAGGTCTAGTTGAAGTTGGTGAAGCTTTATTAAAGAAAAGAGTCTCTCGTGTCAATCTCGAAACTGGCCGTTATCAACCCATCTCTAAAAACGTAACTAATGAAGAAGCTCTCAAaag GTTTGCAAAAATTCTGTCAGAAGAAAGGAAACTCAGAGAATCAAGATCTCCTAAACTCAATATCTAA
- the LOC104729469 gene encoding patatin-like protein 1 isoform X2, with the protein MENDSSCKKNKPPACGSLVTILSLDGGGVRGVIAGVVLAYLEKQLQEIDGEGARLADYFDVIAGTSTGGLVTAMLTVPDGTGRPHFAAKDIVPFYLEHCPKIFPQPAGVFALLPKLPKLLSGPKYSGKYLRNLLSKLLGETKLHQTLTNVVIPTYDIKKLQPTIFSSYQALTDPSLNVKVSDICVGTSSAPTFFPPHYFSNEDSQGKTTEFNLVDGAITANNPTLVAMTAVSKQIVKNNPDMGDIKPLGYDQFLVISIGTGSTKREEKYSAKKAAKWGIISWLYDNGSTPILDITMESSRDMIHYHSSVVFKALQSEDKYLRIDDDTLDGDVSVMDLATKSNLENLVKVGEKILSSRVVQMNIDTGAYEPVPENINNDEQLKRYAKILSDERKLRRMRSDTMTKDSSNGSQETK; encoded by the exons ATGGAGAACGACTCGTcttgcaagaaaaacaaaccgCCAGCGTGCGGATCACTCGTAACAATCCTCAGCCTCGACGGCGGTGGAGTCAGGGGAGTCATCGCCGGAGTAGTCCTTGCCTATCTCGAAAAACAGCTTCAG GAAATCGATGGCGAAGGCGCGAGGCTAGCAGATTACTTCGATGTGATAGCTGGAACTAGCACCGGTGGTCTTGTGACGGCTATGTTGACTGTACCGGACGGGACCGGTCGACCTCATTTCGCGGCCAAAGACATTGTGCCGTTTTACCTTGAACATTGTCCGAAGATATTTCCCCAGCCTGC AGGCGTGTTTGCTCTGTTACCGAAGCTTCCAAAGCTTCTGTCTGGTCCAAAATACAGCGGAAAGTATCTACGAAATCTACTAAGTAAGCTGCTTGGAGAGACAAAACTTCACCAGACACTCACAAACGTTGTTATACCAACCTACGACATCAAGAAACTTCAACCCACCATTTTCTCCTCTTACCAG gcgTTGACTGACCCTAGCTTGAACGTCAAGGTATCAGACATATGCGTCGGTACATCATCTGCTCCCACTTTCTTTCCTCCTCATTACTTCTCCAATGAGGACAGTCAAGGCAAGACGACGGAGTTTAACCTCGTTGATGGCGCAATTACTGCTAATAACCCG ACTTTGGTGGCTATGACTGCTGTGTCTAAGCAGATTGTGAAGAATAATCCTGATATGGGTGATATCAAGCCGTTAGGTTACGACCAGTTTCTCGTTATATCGATAGGAACAGGATCTacaaagagagaggagaagtaCAGCGCAAAAAAGGCTGCAAAGTGGGGAATCATATCCTGGTTATATGACAATGGATCTACTCCGATATTAGACATTACTATGGAATCAAGCCGCGACATGATCCATTATCACAGCTCTGTTGTGTTTAAAGCCCTACAATCTGAAGACAAGTACCTCAGAATCGAT GATGATACATTGGACGGAGATGTAAGCGTTATGGATCTAGCGACAAAGTCCAACTTAGAGAATCTTGTGAAGGTTGGAGAGAAGATATTGTCAAGCAGAGTCGTGCAGATGAACATCGACACTGGTGCATATgaacctgttcctgaaaatattaataatgatgAACAACTAAAGAG atATGCGAAAATCCTCTCTGACGAAAGGAAATTAAGGAGAATGAGAAGCGATACAATGACTAAAGATTCATCAAACGGATCACAGGAGaccaaataa
- the LOC104729470 gene encoding uncharacterized protein LOC104729470 isoform X1, which yields MPAFFCIFFLVALSSSFPALSTKPKEDKKKMDSNGAVANSGKSLVNKRRANREKKMDLLQDVDKLKRKLRQEENVHRALERAFTRPLGALPRLPSYLPRHTLELLAEVAVLEEEVVRLEEQVVSFRQGLYQEAVYISSKRNLESPNNNNGLNENSPVRSSTSKHQRSKSMSQHEFNSMITPPKKHQQGHHSLSRSISSRKLFSSDQTVNDRSGGQRVVNGKQASPKPNINSVTKPVDVRGKENQISSNASKDKKNKESPEKKIGRFLTSVKKKKPLIKPEAAADKHSELQVDDRLADHDKAQESVSGSSSEDKTLQSGNVANRVSEDLLKCLVTIILRISSSKDIVLDPYSNCSEWRTRELGAYKHLCSVDASSVDLGRRINASFLIHRLKFLLNKLSIVNLDGLSHQQKLAFWINTYNSCVMNAFLEHGIPGTPEMVVALMQKATIIVGGHSLNAITIEHFILRLPYHLKFTCPKTATHEEMRAHSTFGLEWSEPLVTFALSCGSWSSPAVRVYTAANVEEELETAKKDYLQASVGISKNNKLVLPKVLDWYLLDFAKDLESLLDWICLQLPDKLREEANKCMERKNKESLMELVQVVPYDFSFRLLLHQ from the exons ATGCCAGCCTTTTTCtgcatcttcttcttggtcGCTTTATCTTCAAGTTTTCCCGCTCTGTCTACTAAGCCAAAG gaggacaagaagaagatggataGTAATGGAGCTGTTGCTAATTCAGGCAAATCTCTGGTTAATAAGCGTCGAGctaacagagaaaagaaaatggatTTGCTACAAGAT GTTGATAAGCTAAAGAGGAAGCTGAGACAAGAGGAGAATGTGCATAGAGCATTGGAGAGGGCTTTCACTAGACCTTTAGGAGCTTTACCTCGTCTTCCTTCTTACCTCCCTCGACAT ACATTGGAGCTTCTTGCTGAAGTAGCTGTTCTTGAAGAGGAAGTGGTTCGGTTAGAAGAGCAAGTTGTAAGCTTTAGACAAGGTTTATACCAAGAAGCTGTTTACATATCTTCAAAGAGGAATCTGGAGAGTCCTAATAACAACAATGGTCTGAACGAGAATTCGCCTGTTAGAAGCAGTACTAGTAAACACCAGCGTTCAAAATCCATGTCGCAACACGAGTTCAATTCTATGATCACTCCCCCTAAAAAGCATCAACAGGGTCATCATAGTCTTAGCAGAAGCATCTCAAGTAGGAAACTCTTCTCCTCTGATCAAACAGTTAATGACCGAAGTGGTGGTCAGAGAGTGGTTAATGGCAAACAAGCGTCGcctaaaccaaatataaacagTGTTACTAAGCCAGTAGATGTAAGGGGGAAAGAGAACCAGATCTCTAGTAATGcttcaaaagacaagaaaaataaagaatcacCTGAGAAGAAGATTGGCAGGTTCTTGACatctgtgaagaagaagaaacctttgaTCAAACCGGAAGCAGCAGCTGATAAACACTCAGAATTGCAG GTAGATGATAGATTAGCTGATCATGACAAAGCACAGGAGAGTGTTTCAGGTTCATCTTCGGAAGACAAAACACTACAAAGTGGAAATGTAGCAAACAGAGTTTCAGAGGATTTACTGAAATGTCTGGTGACTATTATCTTGAGGATTAGCTCGTCGAAGGACATTGTCTTGGATCCATATAGTAACTGTTCAGAATGGAGAACAAGAGAACTTGGTGCATACAAGCATCTTTGCTCGGTTGATGCATCTTCAGTTGATCTTGGAAGAAGAATCAATGCTTCATTTCTGATCCATCGTCTCAA GTTTCTGCTTAATAAGCTTTCCATTGTAAATCTAGACGGTCTTAGCCACCAGCAGAAGCTTGCATTCTGGATAAATACTTATAACTCATGTGTGATGAAT GCATTCTTGGAGCATGGAATTCCGGGGACACCTGAAATGGTTGTAGCACTGATGCAGAAG GCAACCATAATTGTAGGAGGCCACTCTCTCAATGCTATCACAATCGAACATTTCATCTTGAGACTTCCATACCACTTGAAATTC ACTTGTCCCAAAACCGCAACACATGAAGAGATGAGAGCTCATAGCACATTTGGATTGGAATGGTCAGAGCCTCTGGTCACATTTGCCTTGTCCTGTGGAAGCTGGTCCTCTCCTGCT GTAAGAGTGTACACAGCAGCTAATGTAGAGGAAGAGCTAGAAACGGCAAAGAAAGATTATCTTCAAGCATCAGTTGGGATATCAAAGAACAACAAACTAGTGCTTCCAAAGGTATTAGATTGGTATTTACTCGACTTTGCCAAGGATTTGGAATCATTGCTGGATTGGATATGCCTTCAATTGCCTGACAAACtaagagaagaagcaaataaGTGTATggagagaaagaacaaagaatcaCTAATGGAGTTGGTTCAAGTAGTACCATATGACTTCAGTTTCAGGTTGCTTTTGCATCAATGA
- the LOC104729470 gene encoding uncharacterized protein LOC104729470 isoform X2 has product MMNTSVRAALSSMKAPSKHDTNHEDKKKMDSNGAVANSGKSLVNKRRANREKKMDLLQDVDKLKRKLRQEENVHRALERAFTRPLGALPRLPSYLPRHTLELLAEVAVLEEEVVRLEEQVVSFRQGLYQEAVYISSKRNLESPNNNNGLNENSPVRSSTSKHQRSKSMSQHEFNSMITPPKKHQQGHHSLSRSISSRKLFSSDQTVNDRSGGQRVVNGKQASPKPNINSVTKPVDVRGKENQISSNASKDKKNKESPEKKIGRFLTSVKKKKPLIKPEAAADKHSELQVDDRLADHDKAQESVSGSSSEDKTLQSGNVANRVSEDLLKCLVTIILRISSSKDIVLDPYSNCSEWRTRELGAYKHLCSVDASSVDLGRRINASFLIHRLKFLLNKLSIVNLDGLSHQQKLAFWINTYNSCVMNAFLEHGIPGTPEMVVALMQKATIIVGGHSLNAITIEHFILRLPYHLKFTCPKTATHEEMRAHSTFGLEWSEPLVTFALSCGSWSSPAVRVYTAANVEEELETAKKDYLQASVGISKNNKLVLPKVLDWYLLDFAKDLESLLDWICLQLPDKLREEANKCMERKNKESLMELVQVVPYDFSFRLLLHQ; this is encoded by the exons atGATGAACACTAGTGTTCGAGCTGCTCTTTCCTCCATGAAAGCTCCTTCAAAGCATGACACCAATCAt gaggacaagaagaagatggataGTAATGGAGCTGTTGCTAATTCAGGCAAATCTCTGGTTAATAAGCGTCGAGctaacagagaaaagaaaatggatTTGCTACAAGAT GTTGATAAGCTAAAGAGGAAGCTGAGACAAGAGGAGAATGTGCATAGAGCATTGGAGAGGGCTTTCACTAGACCTTTAGGAGCTTTACCTCGTCTTCCTTCTTACCTCCCTCGACAT ACATTGGAGCTTCTTGCTGAAGTAGCTGTTCTTGAAGAGGAAGTGGTTCGGTTAGAAGAGCAAGTTGTAAGCTTTAGACAAGGTTTATACCAAGAAGCTGTTTACATATCTTCAAAGAGGAATCTGGAGAGTCCTAATAACAACAATGGTCTGAACGAGAATTCGCCTGTTAGAAGCAGTACTAGTAAACACCAGCGTTCAAAATCCATGTCGCAACACGAGTTCAATTCTATGATCACTCCCCCTAAAAAGCATCAACAGGGTCATCATAGTCTTAGCAGAAGCATCTCAAGTAGGAAACTCTTCTCCTCTGATCAAACAGTTAATGACCGAAGTGGTGGTCAGAGAGTGGTTAATGGCAAACAAGCGTCGcctaaaccaaatataaacagTGTTACTAAGCCAGTAGATGTAAGGGGGAAAGAGAACCAGATCTCTAGTAATGcttcaaaagacaagaaaaataaagaatcacCTGAGAAGAAGATTGGCAGGTTCTTGACatctgtgaagaagaagaaacctttgaTCAAACCGGAAGCAGCAGCTGATAAACACTCAGAATTGCAG GTAGATGATAGATTAGCTGATCATGACAAAGCACAGGAGAGTGTTTCAGGTTCATCTTCGGAAGACAAAACACTACAAAGTGGAAATGTAGCAAACAGAGTTTCAGAGGATTTACTGAAATGTCTGGTGACTATTATCTTGAGGATTAGCTCGTCGAAGGACATTGTCTTGGATCCATATAGTAACTGTTCAGAATGGAGAACAAGAGAACTTGGTGCATACAAGCATCTTTGCTCGGTTGATGCATCTTCAGTTGATCTTGGAAGAAGAATCAATGCTTCATTTCTGATCCATCGTCTCAA GTTTCTGCTTAATAAGCTTTCCATTGTAAATCTAGACGGTCTTAGCCACCAGCAGAAGCTTGCATTCTGGATAAATACTTATAACTCATGTGTGATGAAT GCATTCTTGGAGCATGGAATTCCGGGGACACCTGAAATGGTTGTAGCACTGATGCAGAAG GCAACCATAATTGTAGGAGGCCACTCTCTCAATGCTATCACAATCGAACATTTCATCTTGAGACTTCCATACCACTTGAAATTC ACTTGTCCCAAAACCGCAACACATGAAGAGATGAGAGCTCATAGCACATTTGGATTGGAATGGTCAGAGCCTCTGGTCACATTTGCCTTGTCCTGTGGAAGCTGGTCCTCTCCTGCT GTAAGAGTGTACACAGCAGCTAATGTAGAGGAAGAGCTAGAAACGGCAAAGAAAGATTATCTTCAAGCATCAGTTGGGATATCAAAGAACAACAAACTAGTGCTTCCAAAGGTATTAGATTGGTATTTACTCGACTTTGCCAAGGATTTGGAATCATTGCTGGATTGGATATGCCTTCAATTGCCTGACAAACtaagagaagaagcaaataaGTGTATggagagaaagaacaaagaatcaCTAATGGAGTTGGTTCAAGTAGTACCATATGACTTCAGTTTCAGGTTGCTTTTGCATCAATGA
- the LOC104729467 gene encoding patatin-like protein 3, with the protein MDTERRSRSSSEISITEHQKDRRLTVACLPPSYGQLITILSIDGGGIRGIIPGTILAYLESQLQELDGEEARLVDYFDVISGTSTGGLIVGMLAAQGEGQSGGDSRNRNRPLFEAKEIVPFYVKHSPKIFPQPRGIFGWVETLRRLVRGPKFNGKYLHNLIEGFLGDTKLTQSLTNVVIPCFDIKKLQPVIFSSYQAVTERAMDAKLSDICISTSAAPTYFPAHRFTNEDNEGHKHEYNLIDGGIAANNPTLCAIAEVTKQIMKKNPAMGDISPLDFTRFLVISIGTGSIRNQDKYNAKMASKWGLLCWIFENGSTPILDCYSEAIHDMVDYQSSVVFQALRSEKNYLRIDDDTLLKGDLGSVDISTEKNMEGLVEVGEALLKKRVSRVNLETGHYQPISENVTNEEALKRFAKVLSEERKLRESRSPKLNI; encoded by the exons ATGGATACGGAGAGGAGATCAAGAAGTTCATCAGAAATATCCATAACTGAACATCAGAAAGACAGAAGGTTAACAGTCGCTTGTCTTCCTCCTTCATACGGACAACTTATCACCATTCTCAGCATCGATGGCGGTGGCATCCGTGGGATCATTCCCGGCACAatcttggcttacctcgaaTCACAACTTCAG GAATTGGATGGTGAAGAGGCAAGGCTTGTGGATTATTTCGATGTCATATCGGGTACAAGCACTGGAGGTTTGATAGTGGGGATGTTGGCAGCACAAGGCGAAGGCCAAAGCGGTGGCGATAGTCGCAACCGCAACCGCCCTTTGTTTGAGGCCAAAGAAATAGTCCCTTTTTATGTCAAACACTCTCCCAAAATCTTCCCACAGCCACG AGGAATCTTTGGCTGGGTTGAAACCTTGAGGAGACTTGTACGAGGACCTAAGTTCAACGGGAAATACCTTCATAACTTAATTGAAGGTTTCTTGGGCGACACGAAGCTGACTCAATCTTTGACAAACGTTGTCATACCTTGCTTCGACATCAAGAAACTCCAACCAGTTATCTTCTCGTCATACCAG GCGGTGACTGAACGAGCTATGGACGCGAAACTATCAGACATATGTATAAGCACATCGGCGGCACCAACATATTTTCCAGCGCATCGATTCACCAACGAAGACAATGAAGGACACAAACATGAATATAACCTCATTGATGGTGGTATCGCCGCCAATAACCCG ACGTTATGTGCGATTGCGGAAGTGACAAAGCagataatgaagaagaatccAGCAATGGGAGACATAAGCCCATTGGATTTCACGAGGTTTCTGGTGATATCGATTGGGACAGGTTCGATTAGGAACCAAGATAAGTACAATGCGAAGATGGCATCGAAATGGGGTTTACTGTGTTGGATCTTTGAAAATGGTTCAACTCCAATTCTTGATTGTTACAGCGAAGCCATTCACGACATGGTTGATTACCAAAGCTCTGTCGTCTTTCAAGCTCTTCGTTCCGAGAAGAATTATTTACGTATCGAT GACGATACGTTGTTGAAGGGTGACTTAGGCTCAGTGGACATATCGACAGAAAAGAATATGGAAGGTCTAGTTGAAGTTGGTGAAGCTTTATTAAAGAAAAGAGTCTCTCGTGTTAATCTCGAAACTGGCCATTATCAACCCATCTCTGAAAACGTAACTAATGAAGAAGCTCTCAAaag GTTTGCAAAAGTTCTGTCAGAAGAAAGGAAACTCAGAGAATCAAGATCTCCTAAACtcaatatctaa